A single Micromonospora sp. CCTCC AA 2012012 DNA region contains:
- a CDS encoding TRAP transporter permease, protein MSSVRSSGGLSAASPPAGTDDGPAHPHHDPHELAARFEDEKPGRVLTGPVDVVVTAATVGIALLALWQVFFPLAQGSKYYLIIFLAGVLPVVFLAYPADLPLPRRRARTEAPADSAGPTGPTVVDWVLAVAALVSCLYPVLPLTLGSGGGGYDAFLDRQGLLVPLDVAMGTALLLLLLEACRRTTGWILPAVCLLFLAYGYYGGLLPQSWPVAHAGLDFDQLVDAFYNSDSGFYGTPLDVAASYIVLFTIYGAVLDLSGAGRFFVELSAAAFRRSRTAAGRTAVASGFLLGTVSGSGAATTVSIGAVTWPILRRAGYPAERAGGMLAAAGVGAILSPPTLGAAAFIIAEYLGVSYLQVLGWATVPTILYYLGILLSVEIDARRSGVRPVVIETASAWRLLARFGYHFLSLIVIIAVLAVGASATKAVVIATVLAAALSFLDRRHRLTPRRLVAALGNGVRGVLAVSAVCAAAGIITATTTKTGLGPQAAALLVGGARTVSAEPAVVLALTALLAAVALSLLGLAVPVTASFVIGWVIIGPALLNLGVAAPAAAMFVFYFAVLSEVSPPTALAAVAAAAVTGGRLVPTMWQTLRYALPAYLIPIAFVITPAGLGLLGIGGPGRIAVAGAVGALGVAVLAVAAGGWLPGVGPAGVPERLLGAFAGVTLLWLEPVPVTIGVLSAAVMVAGVLVRRGSAGRAGGPSAGQPVHHGEETQ, encoded by the coding sequence GTGTCATCCGTTCGCTCCTCCGGCGGCCTCTCCGCGGCCTCACCACCCGCGGGGACGGACGACGGACCCGCCCACCCGCACCACGACCCGCATGAACTCGCCGCCCGCTTCGAGGACGAGAAGCCGGGGCGCGTCCTCACCGGACCGGTCGATGTCGTGGTCACCGCGGCGACCGTGGGGATCGCACTGCTCGCGCTCTGGCAGGTCTTCTTCCCGCTCGCCCAGGGCAGCAAGTACTACCTGATCATTTTCCTGGCCGGGGTGCTCCCGGTGGTGTTCCTGGCGTACCCGGCGGACCTGCCGCTCCCCCGCCGCCGGGCCCGCACCGAGGCTCCCGCCGACAGCGCCGGCCCGACCGGGCCGACCGTGGTCGACTGGGTCCTGGCCGTCGCCGCCCTGGTCAGCTGCCTCTATCCCGTGCTCCCGCTGACCCTCGGCTCCGGCGGCGGCGGGTACGACGCCTTCCTCGACCGGCAGGGGCTGCTGGTCCCGCTGGACGTGGCGATGGGCACGGCGCTGCTGCTCCTGCTGCTGGAGGCGTGCCGGCGCACCACCGGCTGGATCCTGCCCGCGGTCTGCCTGCTCTTCCTGGCCTACGGCTACTACGGCGGGCTGCTGCCGCAGTCCTGGCCGGTGGCCCACGCGGGGCTCGACTTCGACCAGCTCGTCGACGCCTTCTACAACTCCGACAGCGGCTTCTACGGCACCCCGCTCGACGTCGCCGCGTCGTACATCGTGCTCTTCACCATCTATGGCGCGGTGCTCGACCTCTCGGGTGCCGGCCGGTTCTTCGTGGAACTCTCCGCCGCCGCCTTCCGACGCTCCCGGACCGCCGCGGGCCGCACCGCCGTCGCCTCCGGCTTCCTGCTCGGCACCGTCTCCGGCTCGGGCGCCGCGACGACCGTGAGCATCGGGGCGGTCACCTGGCCCATCCTGCGCCGCGCCGGCTACCCGGCCGAGCGGGCCGGCGGGATGCTCGCCGCCGCCGGCGTGGGCGCGATCCTCTCCCCGCCGACCCTGGGTGCCGCCGCCTTCATCATCGCCGAGTACCTCGGCGTCTCCTACCTCCAGGTGCTCGGCTGGGCGACCGTCCCGACGATCCTCTACTACCTGGGCATCCTGCTCTCGGTGGAGATCGACGCCCGGCGCTCCGGGGTGCGCCCGGTGGTGATCGAGACCGCCTCGGCGTGGCGGCTGCTCGCCCGCTTCGGCTACCACTTCCTCTCGCTCATCGTGATCATCGCGGTGCTCGCCGTCGGTGCGTCCGCGACGAAGGCGGTGGTGATCGCCACCGTCCTCGCCGCCGCGCTGTCCTTCCTGGACCGTCGGCACCGGCTCACGCCCCGCCGGCTGGTCGCCGCGCTCGGCAACGGCGTACGCGGGGTGCTCGCGGTGAGCGCGGTCTGCGCGGCGGCGGGCATCATCACCGCGACGACCACGAAGACCGGGCTCGGCCCGCAGGCCGCCGCGCTGCTGGTCGGCGGGGCCCGGACGGTGAGCGCGGAACCGGCGGTGGTGCTCGCGCTCACCGCGCTCCTCGCCGCCGTCGCGCTCAGCCTGCTCGGGCTGGCCGTGCCGGTCACCGCGTCCTTCGTGATCGGTTGGGTGATCATCGGGCCGGCGCTGCTGAACCTCGGCGTCGCCGCGCCCGCCGCCGCCATGTTCGTCTTCTACTTCGCGGTGCTCTCCGAGGTGTCGCCGCCGACCGCGCTCGCCGCCGTGGCCGCCGCCGCGGTGACCGGCGGCCGGCTGGTGCCGACCATGTGGCAGACCCTGCGGTACGCGCTGCCCGCGTACCTGATCCCGATCGCCTTCGTGATCACCCCGGCCGGGCTGGGACTGCTCGGCATCGGCGGCCCGGGCCGGATCGCGGTCGCCGGGGCGGTCGGGGCGCTCGGCGTCGCCGTGCTCGCCGTTGCGGCGGGCGGCTGGCTGCCCGGCGTCGGCCCGGCCGGCGTGCCGGAGCGGCTGCTCGGCGCGTTCGCCGGGGTGACGCTGCTCTGGCTGGAACCCGTGCCCGTCACCATCGGCGTGCTCTCCGCCGCCGTGATGGTCGCGGGTGTGCTCGTACGACGCGGATCCGCCGGCCGTGCCGGCGGACCGTCGGCAGGACAACCGGTGCACCATGGGGAGGAGACACAGTGA
- a CDS encoding ABC transporter ATP-binding protein, whose product MTTAQPLIQARGLVKRFGDFTAVDGIDVEVRPGEAFGFLGPNGAGKSSTMRMIGCISPPTGGELRILGMDPVRQGTAIRARLGVCPQLDNLDPELTVRENLTTYARYFGIPRRVARERAAELLDFVQLTERADSKVEPLSGGMKRRLTIARSLVNNPEIVLLDEPTTGLDPQARHLVWERLFRLKQQGVTLVLTTHYMDEAEQLCDRLVVMDGGRIVAEGSPRALIEEHSTREVVELRFTAESQEPFAGKLDGLGERVEVLPDRILLYVSDGDAAVEQVTARGLAPASVLVRRSSLEDVFLHLTGRTLVD is encoded by the coding sequence GTGACCACAGCGCAACCACTCATCCAGGCCCGGGGGCTGGTGAAGCGGTTCGGCGACTTCACCGCCGTCGACGGCATCGACGTCGAGGTACGTCCCGGCGAGGCGTTCGGCTTCCTCGGGCCGAACGGCGCGGGCAAGTCCTCCACCATGCGGATGATCGGCTGCATCTCCCCGCCCACCGGCGGCGAGCTGCGCATCCTCGGCATGGACCCGGTCCGCCAGGGCACCGCCATCCGGGCCCGGCTGGGCGTCTGCCCCCAGCTGGACAACCTCGACCCCGAGCTGACCGTCCGGGAGAACCTGACCACCTACGCGCGCTACTTCGGCATCCCGCGTCGGGTCGCCCGGGAGCGGGCCGCCGAGCTGCTCGACTTCGTCCAGCTCACCGAGCGGGCCGACAGCAAGGTCGAGCCGCTCTCCGGCGGCATGAAACGCCGACTGACGATCGCCCGCTCGCTGGTCAACAACCCGGAGATCGTGCTGCTCGACGAGCCGACCACCGGCCTCGACCCGCAGGCCCGCCACCTGGTCTGGGAACGACTGTTCCGGCTCAAGCAGCAGGGCGTCACGCTGGTGCTCACCACGCACTACATGGACGAGGCCGAGCAGCTCTGCGACCGGCTCGTGGTGATGGACGGCGGCCGGATCGTCGCCGAGGGCTCGCCCCGTGCGCTGATCGAGGAGCACTCGACCCGCGAGGTGGTGGAGCTGCGCTTCACCGCCGAGTCGCAGGAGCCCTTCGCCGGCAAGCTCGACGGCCTGGGCGAGCGGGTCGAGGTGCTGCCGGACCGGATCCTGCTCTATGTCTCCGACGGGGACGCCGCGGTCGAGCAGGTCACCGCGCGCGGTCTGGCCCCGGCCAGCGTGCTGGTCCGGCGCAGCAGCCTGGAGGACGTCTTCCTGCACCTCACCGGCCGCACCCTGGTCGACTGA
- a CDS encoding SH3 domain-containing protein, which produces MTPRMRGVLAGATLLLALVGTAAATGGGSLSAPPARAATGDGRLVLVSGRDDHGLLAVERVALRDRPAADAAEVGQVPDGTLARVEEVRGSWLRVRTVEGPPTRGWLDDFFLRGGVHLVGPPPTCAVPFGGGTVPVGEQAVVLDLRADRAEVRINRTGATDWVDRAVVREIPPERCTPTGPEQPHADHQHHH; this is translated from the coding sequence GTGACGCCCCGGATGCGGGGTGTCCTGGCCGGCGCGACACTGCTGCTGGCCCTGGTCGGCACGGCGGCGGCCACCGGCGGCGGGTCGCTCTCCGCGCCGCCGGCCCGGGCCGCCACCGGGGACGGCCGGCTCGTGCTGGTGAGCGGCCGGGACGACCACGGCCTGCTCGCCGTCGAGCGGGTGGCGCTGCGGGACCGGCCGGCGGCGGACGCGGCCGAGGTCGGGCAGGTGCCCGACGGCACCCTCGCCCGCGTGGAAGAGGTACGCGGCTCCTGGCTGCGGGTCCGCACCGTGGAGGGCCCGCCGACGCGGGGCTGGCTGGACGACTTCTTCCTGCGCGGCGGGGTGCATCTGGTGGGTCCGCCGCCGACCTGCGCCGTACCGTTCGGCGGCGGGACGGTGCCGGTGGGCGAGCAGGCGGTCGTGCTGGACCTGCGGGCGGACCGGGCCGAGGTGCGGATCAACCGCACCGGGGCCACGGACTGGGTGGACCGGGCCGTGGTCCGGGAGATCCCGCCCGAACGGTGCACCCCGACCGGGCCGGAGCAGCCGCACGCCGACCACCAGCACCACCACTGA
- a CDS encoding lamin tail domain-containing protein gives MRRPRPVPLLTAGLLLAATAALVTPPAASAAVADAPHCSTAGTWRQGEFNIYWFDVEQGDSQLIVGPTGRTMLVDLGETAFNSTTNTNATKVAAQIRSICGVATGPVHLDYVLASHHHLDHIGYAANPNDTTKYGNGLYQLLAPTASGGLGFTVGALYDHDGGVWADANGDGDCDPGTSTTPSNEVAYHNAGTTSTTAVRWMCWLYGPAAQADRANIAGKVQRITNSAAWPTFDLGTGVTSAVVEANGKDIKQADGVTTVSGDHTADASPPSENDYSIGVRTAFGPFVYATAGDSDGEWTTSANGYTYNNIEALLATKMGAVNALRANHHGSAHSSSDTYLKATTPQVGFISCGTNSYGHPGNRTLDAFRAVGADIYLANDPCDTTDTTGAAINYSGTFNHDGTVHLFTTGGGAGFTVTYDAGSRTYTTRTGGGSGGTGGDPTRVKVNEVLMAPSGTGTEWVELYNPTTSAVDVSGLYVDDVAGGGGTPRQIPAGTTIPAGGRWVMDIPSGFLNNTGAESVRFLKIASGVETVYDSYSWSLGSTQYDKVFHRAGDGGTWCGTISAAVTKGTANPTTCP, from the coding sequence GTGCGTCGTCCCCGTCCCGTTCCGCTGCTGACAGCGGGGCTTCTGCTCGCGGCCACCGCCGCGCTCGTCACCCCGCCCGCCGCGTCCGCCGCCGTCGCCGACGCCCCGCACTGCTCCACCGCCGGCACCTGGCGGCAGGGCGAGTTCAACATCTACTGGTTCGATGTGGAGCAGGGCGACTCCCAGCTCATCGTCGGTCCGACCGGCCGGACCATGCTGGTGGACCTCGGCGAGACCGCCTTCAACTCCACCACGAACACCAACGCGACGAAGGTGGCGGCGCAGATCCGCAGCATCTGCGGCGTCGCCACCGGACCGGTGCACCTGGACTACGTGCTGGCCTCCCACCACCACCTGGACCACATCGGCTACGCGGCCAACCCCAACGACACCACGAAGTACGGCAACGGCCTCTACCAACTGCTCGCCCCGACCGCCAGCGGCGGCCTCGGCTTCACCGTCGGCGCCCTCTACGACCACGACGGCGGCGTCTGGGCCGACGCCAACGGTGACGGCGACTGCGACCCGGGCACCTCCACCACGCCGAGCAACGAGGTCGCGTACCACAACGCGGGGACCACCTCGACCACTGCCGTCCGCTGGATGTGCTGGCTGTACGGGCCCGCCGCGCAGGCCGACCGGGCCAACATCGCCGGCAAGGTCCAGCGGATCACCAACAGCGCCGCGTGGCCCACCTTCGACCTCGGCACCGGGGTCACCTCGGCCGTGGTCGAGGCGAACGGCAAGGACATCAAGCAGGCGGACGGGGTGACCACGGTCAGCGGCGACCACACCGCCGACGCCAGCCCGCCCAGCGAGAACGACTACTCGATCGGCGTCCGGACCGCGTTCGGGCCGTTCGTGTACGCCACCGCCGGGGACAGCGACGGCGAGTGGACCACCAGCGCCAACGGCTACACCTACAACAACATCGAGGCGCTGCTCGCCACGAAGATGGGTGCGGTCAACGCGTTGCGCGCCAACCACCACGGTTCGGCGCACTCCTCGTCCGACACCTACCTGAAGGCGACCACCCCGCAGGTCGGCTTCATCTCCTGCGGCACCAACTCGTACGGCCACCCGGGCAACCGCACCCTGGACGCGTTCCGGGCCGTCGGCGCCGACATCTACCTCGCCAACGACCCGTGCGACACCACCGACACCACCGGCGCGGCGATCAACTACTCCGGCACGTTCAACCACGACGGGACCGTGCACCTCTTCACCACCGGCGGCGGCGCCGGCTTCACGGTCACGTACGACGCGGGTAGCCGCACGTACACCACCCGGACCGGCGGCGGCAGCGGCGGGACCGGCGGGGACCCGACCCGGGTGAAGGTCAACGAGGTGCTGATGGCCCCCTCCGGCACCGGCACCGAGTGGGTGGAGCTCTACAACCCGACCACCTCCGCCGTCGACGTCAGCGGCCTGTACGTGGACGACGTCGCCGGTGGCGGCGGTACGCCCCGGCAGATCCCGGCCGGCACCACCATCCCGGCCGGCGGCCGTTGGGTGATGGACATCCCGAGCGGCTTCCTCAACAACACCGGTGCCGAATCGGTCCGCTTCCTGAAGATCGCCAGTGGCGTGGAGACCGTCTACGACAGCTACTCCTGGTCGCTCGGCTCCACCCAGTACGACAAGGTCTTCCACCGTGCCGGCGACGGGGGCACCTGGTGCGGCACCATCTCCGCCGCCGTCACCAAGGGCACCGCCAACCCCACGACCTGCCCGTGA
- a CDS encoding flavin reductase has protein sequence MPRYRPHVAARPSWRCRVCGAAWPCSPARLALLGEYREDRIALLIHLGTLLAEATVELDALHGGAAAQELTERFVTWARAR, from the coding sequence ATGCCCCGCTACCGGCCGCACGTCGCGGCGCGTCCGTCCTGGCGGTGCCGGGTGTGCGGAGCCGCGTGGCCGTGCTCCCCGGCCCGGCTGGCGCTGCTCGGCGAGTATCGCGAGGACCGCATCGCGCTGCTGATCCACCTCGGCACGCTCCTGGCCGAGGCCACGGTGGAACTCGACGCCCTGCACGGCGGCGCCGCCGCACAGGAGCTGACCGAGCGCTTCGTCACCTGGGCGAGGGCCCGGTGA
- a CDS encoding helix-turn-helix domain-containing protein: MDRSSMLDHFAEELRLARAGNGMSQTALAEALSYSGALVAKVETCERRPSLDFARRCDTVFRADGRFERIQRRISRETVVPWFRDWAGIEQEATALRWYEPMCVPGLLQTEDYARALLSGGGLFGADEIEQQVTTRLDRQAVLTRDRPPLLSVVLDEYVLRRRIGGAELMREQLGHLVKLGSTLPRVRIHVVPASAGAYPGLAGHFVIATSPAGEDVAYLEGQRHGQAVDRPEFVQQMVEVWESIRGEALSQQQSLDLMTEVAETWT, translated from the coding sequence GTGGACCGCTCGTCCATGCTGGACCACTTCGCGGAGGAGCTACGCCTCGCGCGGGCCGGCAACGGCATGTCGCAGACGGCGCTGGCCGAGGCGCTGAGCTATTCGGGTGCCCTGGTCGCCAAGGTGGAGACCTGCGAACGCCGGCCGAGCCTCGACTTCGCCCGCCGCTGCGACACCGTCTTCAGGGCGGACGGCCGGTTCGAACGCATCCAGCGACGCATCAGCCGCGAGACCGTGGTGCCCTGGTTCCGCGACTGGGCCGGCATCGAGCAGGAAGCGACCGCGCTGCGCTGGTACGAGCCGATGTGCGTGCCCGGTCTGCTCCAGACCGAGGATTACGCCCGTGCGCTGCTGTCCGGCGGCGGGTTGTTCGGGGCGGACGAGATCGAGCAGCAGGTGACCACCCGGCTCGATCGTCAAGCCGTGCTCACCCGCGACCGGCCACCGCTGCTCAGTGTGGTCCTGGACGAGTACGTCCTGCGCCGTCGGATCGGCGGCGCCGAGTTGATGCGTGAGCAGTTGGGACATCTGGTGAAGCTGGGCTCCACGTTGCCGCGAGTCAGGATTCACGTCGTGCCGGCCTCAGCCGGCGCATATCCCGGCCTGGCCGGGCACTTCGTGATCGCCACCTCCCCGGCGGGAGAGGACGTCGCCTACCTCGAAGGGCAGCGCCACGGGCAGGCGGTCGACCGGCCCGAGTTCGTGCAGCAGATGGTCGAGGTGTGGGAGTCGATCCGCGGTGAGGCACTATCGCAGCAGCAGTCCCTCGACCTGATGACGGAGGTGGCGGAGACATGGACCTGA
- a CDS encoding DUF397 domain-containing protein, with product MDLTGARWRKSTRSSGQGGACVEVADNLPGAVAVRDSKDPRGPVLTFGPDAWRAFVAAVAAAPSRG from the coding sequence ATGGACCTGACCGGCGCCCGCTGGCGCAAGAGCACCCGCAGCAGTGGCCAGGGCGGCGCCTGCGTCGAGGTGGCCGACAACCTGCCCGGCGCGGTCGCCGTACGCGATTCGAAGGACCCGCGCGGACCGGTGCTGACCTTCGGCCCCGACGCCTGGCGGGCCTTCGTCGCGGCAGTCGCCGCGGCACCGTCCCGGGGCTGA
- a CDS encoding dihydrofolate reductase family protein has product MSSRFHRLRRPVGVPVTFLNCGPAEAVRIGLAAAGGRNLEVFSPSIGRQLLELGLIDEIDLHVAPVLLGAGIRLYDNPGGVPVRLHRVGDGAPTAVVNVRYRPVR; this is encoded by the coding sequence GTGTCGTCGCGTTTCCACCGGCTCCGGCGGCCGGTCGGCGTTCCTGTCACGTTCCTGAACTGCGGGCCGGCCGAGGCGGTGCGGATCGGGCTGGCGGCGGCCGGCGGCCGGAACCTGGAGGTCTTCTCGCCGAGCATCGGCCGTCAGCTCCTCGAACTGGGCCTGATCGACGAGATCGACCTGCACGTCGCACCGGTCCTGCTCGGTGCCGGCATCCGCCTCTACGACAACCCGGGCGGGGTGCCGGTCCGCCTCCACCGGGTCGGCGACGGCGCGCCCACCGCGGTCGTGAACGTCCGCTACCGACCGGTCCGCTGA
- a CDS encoding ABC transporter permease, which yields MSVAERARPALPRVPALAVLAHYLTGYRRTWRASVFSSFLLPTLTVLGFGLGVGAYVDQGVGGVRYLDWLVPGLIASTALQVAIGESTWPVHSNFRWIKTYFAQVAAPLRVGDIVAGHLGFVLFRVLTSTAAFLVVTALFGALRSPWAVATLPVVLLLCVAVTLPTFAFSGWAPSDSYLALLFRFAVIPMTLFAGVFFPVESLPVGLRWLAYATPLWHGVDLCRAAALGVPPQWSVVGHLLYLTAWAVAGWLLARHVFRRTLVV from the coding sequence ATGAGCGTGGCGGAGCGGGCCCGGCCGGCGTTGCCGCGGGTGCCGGCGCTGGCGGTGCTCGCGCACTACCTGACGGGCTACCGGCGCACCTGGCGGGCGAGCGTCTTCTCGTCGTTCCTGCTGCCGACGCTCACCGTGCTCGGCTTCGGGCTCGGCGTCGGTGCCTACGTGGACCAGGGCGTGGGCGGCGTGCGTTACCTGGACTGGCTGGTGCCGGGCCTGATCGCCTCGACCGCCCTCCAGGTGGCGATCGGCGAGTCGACCTGGCCGGTGCACAGCAACTTCCGCTGGATCAAGACCTACTTCGCGCAGGTCGCGGCCCCGCTGCGGGTCGGCGACATCGTTGCCGGCCACCTCGGCTTCGTGCTGTTCCGGGTGCTCACCAGCACGGCCGCGTTCCTGGTGGTGACCGCGCTGTTCGGGGCGCTGCGGTCACCGTGGGCGGTGGCCACCCTGCCGGTGGTGCTGCTGCTCTGCGTCGCGGTGACCCTGCCGACCTTCGCGTTCAGCGGGTGGGCGCCCAGCGACAGCTACCTCGCCCTGCTCTTCCGCTTCGCGGTGATCCCGATGACGCTCTTCGCCGGGGTGTTCTTCCCGGTCGAGTCGCTGCCGGTGGGGCTGCGCTGGCTGGCGTACGCGACCCCGCTCTGGCACGGCGTCGACCTGTGCCGGGCGGCGGCGCTCGGGGTGCCGCCGCAGTGGTCGGTCGTGGGCCACCTGCTCTATCTCACCGCCTGGGCCGTGGCCGGTTGGCTGCTGGCCCGGCACGTGTTCCGTCGCACGCTCGTCGTCTAG
- a CDS encoding ABC transporter permease gives MVGLVLPRLVSFEGAPRRSASVAERNFTSLRSAYWLVFISGFFEPVLYLFSIGVGVGALVGDLTLPGGQVVSYAAFVAPAMLASSAMTGALAETTFNFFGKMKYMKLYDGIIATPVQPFEIALGELGWAMIRGSLYSGAFLVVMVVMDLTSAGRALTAFPAAVLVGFAFGALGMAVSTFMRSWQDFDLMGSAQFTLFLFSGTFVPAQAYPALLRWVVEASPLYRSVHLIRGVSIGAAHWSWLLDVAYLLLMTALGLFVASRRMGRLLYK, from the coding sequence GTGGTCGGTCTCGTCCTGCCCCGGCTGGTCAGCTTCGAGGGGGCGCCCCGGCGCTCGGCCTCGGTGGCCGAGCGCAACTTCACGTCGCTGCGCAGCGCGTACTGGCTGGTCTTCATCTCCGGTTTCTTCGAGCCGGTGCTCTATCTCTTCTCCATCGGCGTCGGGGTGGGCGCGCTGGTCGGTGACCTCACCCTCCCCGGCGGCCAGGTCGTCTCGTACGCCGCGTTCGTGGCCCCGGCGATGCTGGCCTCGTCGGCGATGACCGGCGCGCTGGCGGAGACCACCTTCAACTTCTTCGGCAAGATGAAGTACATGAAGCTGTACGACGGGATCATCGCGACCCCGGTGCAGCCGTTCGAGATCGCGCTCGGCGAGCTGGGCTGGGCGATGATCCGGGGCAGCCTCTATTCCGGGGCCTTCCTGGTGGTGATGGTCGTCATGGACCTGACCAGCGCGGGGCGGGCGCTGACCGCATTCCCGGCTGCGGTGCTGGTCGGCTTCGCCTTCGGCGCGCTCGGCATGGCCGTCTCCACCTTCATGCGCAGCTGGCAGGACTTCGACCTGATGGGCTCGGCCCAGTTCACCCTCTTCCTCTTCTCCGGCACCTTCGTTCCCGCCCAGGCCTATCCGGCGCTGCTGCGCTGGGTGGTCGAGGCGAGCCCGCTCTATCGGTCGGTGCACCTGATCCGGGGTGTCTCGATCGGCGCGGCCCACTGGTCGTGGCTGCTCGACGTGGCGTACCTGCTGCTCATGACGGCTCTGGGGCTTTTCGTGGCCTCCCGACGGATGGGACGTCTGCTGTACAAGTAG
- a CDS encoding YihY/virulence factor BrkB family protein, translating to MASDETSARSGHDRDSSGAVDARDRVHVPAGRGRNRGPVGPDEGPDSPTELPGSGWKAALKRTVKEFQDDSLTDWAAALTYYGVLSIFPGMLVLISVLGLLGTSATEGVKDTVNQVVPEDNIKKIIETAIDQAGASGGLASIAAIIGVLAAFWSASGYIAAFMRASNSIYDVPEGRPIWKTLPIRLGVTALVGVLLLAAAVIVVFTGGLAEQVGSAIGLGSTAVTVWNIAKWPVLLLLVSLMFAILYWASPNARHGGFRWVSPGGILAVVIWLVISGLFALYVSNFASYNKTYGALAGVIVFLVWLWLSNIAILLGAEFDAELERGRAIEAGHSAEEEPYVELRDDRKLKKKRNAAGH from the coding sequence ATGGCCTCCGACGAGACTTCCGCCCGTAGCGGGCACGACCGGGACTCCTCCGGTGCGGTCGATGCCCGGGACCGGGTGCACGTGCCGGCCGGTCGCGGACGTAACCGCGGCCCGGTCGGGCCGGACGAGGGGCCGGACAGCCCCACCGAGCTGCCGGGCAGCGGGTGGAAGGCGGCGCTGAAGCGCACGGTCAAGGAGTTCCAGGACGACAGCCTGACCGACTGGGCCGCCGCCCTCACCTACTACGGCGTGCTCTCCATCTTCCCCGGCATGCTGGTGCTGATCTCGGTGCTCGGCCTGCTCGGCACCAGTGCCACCGAAGGCGTCAAGGACACCGTCAACCAGGTGGTGCCCGAGGACAACATCAAGAAGATCATCGAGACCGCCATCGACCAGGCGGGTGCCTCCGGCGGGCTGGCCAGCATCGCCGCGATCATCGGTGTGCTCGCCGCGTTCTGGTCGGCCTCCGGCTACATCGCCGCCTTCATGCGCGCCTCGAACAGCATCTACGACGTGCCGGAGGGGCGACCCATCTGGAAGACCCTGCCGATCCGGCTCGGGGTGACCGCGCTGGTCGGCGTGCTGCTGCTGGCGGCCGCGGTGATCGTGGTCTTCACCGGCGGCCTGGCCGAGCAGGTCGGCAGCGCGATCGGCCTGGGCTCGACCGCGGTGACGGTGTGGAACATCGCCAAGTGGCCGGTGCTGCTGCTCCTGGTCAGCCTGATGTTCGCCATCCTCTACTGGGCGTCGCCGAACGCCCGGCACGGTGGGTTCCGCTGGGTCAGCCCGGGCGGCATCCTCGCCGTGGTGATCTGGCTGGTGATCTCCGGCCTCTTCGCCCTCTACGTCAGTAACTTCGCCTCCTACAACAAGACCTACGGGGCGCTGGCCGGTGTGATCGTCTTCCTGGTCTGGCTCTGGCTGAGCAACATCGCCATCCTGCTCGGCGCGGAGTTCGACGCCGAGCTGGAACGCGGCCGGGCGATCGAGGCCGGGCACTCGGCCGAGGAGGAGCCGTACGTCGAGCTGCGCGACGACCGCAAGCTCAAGAAGAAGCGCAACGCCGCCGGTCACTGA